The following are encoded together in the Pleurocapsa sp. FMAR1 genome:
- the rplO gene encoding 50S ribosomal protein L15 has protein sequence MKLENLSPKEGSKRRKKRVGRGIAAGQGASCGFGMRGQKSRSGTGTKAGFEGGQMPLYRRVPKLKHFTLINQKHYTTVNVEALSSLAANTEVTLDSLLKNGIVTTNDGLLKILGNGELKVALNVKAAAFTKSAIQKIEAAGGSCEVITK, from the coding sequence ATGAAGCTAGAGAATCTTAGTCCCAAAGAGGGATCAAAAAGACGCAAAAAAAGAGTGGGTCGCGGTATTGCAGCGGGACAGGGAGCTAGCTGTGGTTTTGGTATGCGTGGTCAAAAATCTCGTTCAGGTACAGGAACAAAGGCTGGCTTTGAGGGGGGACAAATGCCTCTTTATCGCCGAGTTCCCAAATTAAAGCACTTTACTCTCATCAACCAAAAGCACTATACCACAGTTAACGTAGAAGCTTTAAGCTCTCTTGCTGCTAACACAGAAGTGACCCTAGACTCTCTATTAAAGAACGGCATTGTTACTACCAACGATGGTCTTCTTAAAATTCTGGGCAATGGTGAACTAAAAGTAGCCTTAAACGTCAAAGCAGCAGCTTTTACTAAGAGTGCAATCCAAAAAATAGAAGCTGCTGGCGGTAGCTGCGAAGTAATTACCAAGTAG
- the secY gene encoding preprotein translocase subunit SecY, protein MVREKTPSAQETFLQMAKAAGLRGRLLVTIGLLVLVRLGVFIPVPGIDREVFGNFINSSGNSSIVGFLDIFTGGGISALGIFALGILPFINASIIMQLLATAIPSLEDLQKNEGEAGRRKISQITRYVALGGAIIQSFGITLGLLVNNGIIEKSIFPIGETVLALTAGSMFVMWISELITEKGIGNGASLLIFVNIVAVLPRTLGTTIEFAQSGGRSEIAQVVVLLLVFLAMIVGIVFIQEGTRRIPIISARRQVGRRVYRERSNYLPLRLNQGGVMPIIFASSVLFLPAQLIGFIPGDGAVKNVFNQIAAAVQPGNWAYVAVYLVLILFFSYFYASLIVNPVDMSQNLKKMGASIPGIRPGKATSAYLEKVLNRLTLLGAIFLGLVATIPTLVESTIPAGTTVFSGFGATSLLILVGVAIDTAKQIQTYVISQRYEGMVKQ, encoded by the coding sequence ATGGTTAGAGAAAAAACTCCATCGGCACAGGAGACATTTTTACAGATGGCAAAAGCTGCTGGTCTTCGAGGCAGGCTGCTTGTAACCATTGGTCTTCTGGTGTTGGTAAGACTGGGGGTATTTATACCCGTTCCAGGAATTGACCGCGAGGTCTTCGGTAATTTTATTAATAGTTCAGGAAATTCTTCAATCGTCGGATTTTTGGACATTTTTACTGGCGGTGGTATTTCTGCCCTGGGAATATTTGCCCTGGGAATTTTACCCTTTATTAATGCCTCTATCATTATGCAGTTGCTGGCAACCGCTATTCCTAGCCTGGAAGATCTGCAAAAAAATGAGGGAGAAGCGGGAAGACGTAAAATTTCCCAGATCACTCGTTACGTTGCTTTGGGCGGAGCTATCATTCAGAGTTTTGGTATCACTTTAGGTTTACTGGTTAATAACGGCATTATTGAAAAAAGTATTTTTCCCATTGGCGAAACCGTACTGGCTTTAACCGCTGGTTCAATGTTCGTTATGTGGATATCTGAGTTGATTACCGAAAAGGGCATTGGTAATGGAGCTTCACTATTGATTTTTGTTAATATTGTAGCGGTATTACCCAGAACTTTAGGAACTACAATTGAATTTGCTCAAAGCGGTGGCAGAAGCGAGATTGCTCAGGTAGTAGTTCTTTTGCTGGTCTTTTTGGCAATGATTGTCGGCATTGTATTTATTCAAGAAGGAACTCGCCGTATTCCCATTATTTCTGCTCGCCGTCAGGTTGGCAGAAGAGTATACCGTGAAAGAAGTAATTATCTGCCTTTGAGATTAAATCAGGGTGGAGTAATGCCAATTATTTTTGCATCTTCAGTGCTGTTTCTTCCCGCTCAGTTGATTGGATTTATACCTGGTGATGGGGCAGTTAAAAACGTGTTTAATCAGATTGCCGCAGCAGTGCAGCCTGGAAACTGGGCTTATGTAGCGGTTTATCTAGTTCTAATTTTGTTTTTTAGCTATTTCTATGCTTCTTTGATCGTCAATCCTGTAGATATGTCTCAAAATCTTAAAAAAATGGGCGCATCTATTCCAGGGATTAGACCAGGTAAAGCAACTAGTGCTTATTTAGAAAAGGTGCTTAATCGTTTAACACTTTTGGGCGCAATTTTCTTGGGGTTAGTGGCAACTATACCTACTTTAGTAGAAAGTACTATTCCCGCAGGTACTACTGTATTTAGTGGATTTGGTGCGACATCTTTACTTATTTTGGTGGGCGTGGCAATTGACACAGCCAAGCAAATACAAACCTACGTAATTTCTCAACGTTACGAAGGTATGGTTAAGCAGTAA